GCTTGTCGGCCCTGGTCTGCATGCCGATGGCCTCGGCCAGCTCCCGGGCTTCGGGCTGCACCAGCACGGATCCGTTCGGCAGGAAGACCACGGGCAGGTGGGGAGTCCCCGCGGACGCCGCGGCGACGAGCTCGCGCGCGGCGGCGTCGGTGTCGACGTCCAGCCACCGGTAGGGGATCTGGTTGCCCGACAGGAAGTCGCGCACCGCGTAGCACGTGGGCGAAAGCGTGGACCCGGCCACGCGGATGCCTTCGTACTCGGGGCGGGCCCTGGCCCACCAGTCGGACAGCAGGTCGTCGAGCACCGGGTAGAGCCGCTCCGAAGGCGGCTCCCACGGCTTCAGCAGGTAGTGGTCGAGGTGGATCTCGTTGATCGCCGCGATGGCCGTGTCGGTATCGGCGTACGCGGTCAGCAGCACCCGGCGCGCGTCCGGGTAGAGCTTGAGCGCCTCCACCAGGAACTGCGTCCCGGTCATGCCCGGCATGCGCTGGTCGACCACGAGTAGCGCCACGGTCATGCCGCGCTGCTTGGCCTCTCTGACCGCCTCGAGTGCCTGACCGCCCGAGGACGCCTTCATCACCCGGTAGTCGTCGCTGTAGCGCTGGCGCAGGTCCCGTTCGATCGAGTTCAGGACCTCCGGCTCGTCATCGACCGCCAGGATGACGGGTTTCCCCATGCCGCGGCCCCCCTACCCCTCCTCCTCCTCGTACTCCGTCTGCAGCCGCGCGACCACCGCCGGGTCCGCCAGCGTCGTGGTGTCGCCCAGGGTCCTGCCCTCGGCCACGTCGCGCAGGAGGCGGCGCATGATCTTGCCGGAGCGGGTCTTGGGCAGGTCGGCGGCGAAGAGGATGTCGCTGGGCTTGGCGATCGCGCCGATCTTGTCCGCCACGTGGGCGCGTAGCTCCTGCTTCAGCGCGTCGCTCGTCTCGATGCCTTCCTTCACCGTCACGAACGCCGCCACGGCCTGGCCCTTGAGCTCGTCGGCGCGGCCCACCACCGCGGCCTCGGTCACCGAGGGGTGGTCCACCAGCGCGCTCTCCACCTCCATGGTGCCGATGCGGTGCCCGGCCACGTTCAGCACGTCGTCAACGCGGCCCAGGATCCACAGGTAGCCGTCCTCGTCGCGCTTGGCGCCGTCGCCGGCGAAGTAGGTGTCGGGCCACTTGGACCAGTAGGTGTCGCGGTAGCGCTCGTCGTCGCCCCAGATGGTGCGCAGCATGCCCGGCCAGGGCCGCGTGAGCGCCAGGTAGCCGGCGTGCACCTCGGCCCCCGAGTCGTCCAGGATGGCCGCCGCGATGCCGGGGAACGGGACGGTCGCGCTGCCGGGCTTGGTCTCGGTCACGCCGGGCAGCGGGGTGATCATGATCCCGCCGGTTTCGGTCTGCCACCACGTGTCCACGATGGGACAGCTCTCGCCGCCGATGTGCTCGCGGTACCACATCCACGCCTCGGGGTTGATCGGCTCTCCCACGGTGCCGAGCAGCCGCAGCGAGGACAGGTCGTGGCGCGCGGGCCAGTCGTCGCCCCAGCGCATGAACGCCCTGATGGCGGTGGGCGCGGTGTAGAAGACGGACACGCCGTACTTGGCGACGAGCTCCCAGAAGCGGCCGCGGTCCGGGTAATCCGGCGTGCCCTCGAACATCAGCGCGGTCGCGCCGTTGGCGAGCGGGCCGTAGACGATGTAGCTGTGCCCCGTGACCCAGCCCACGTCCGCGGTGCACCAGTAGACGTCGTCCTCCTTGAGGTCGAAGACGAGCTTGGTGGTCGCGTACGCGTGCGTGAGGTAGCCGCCCGTGGTGTGCACCACGCCCTTGGGCTTCCCGGTGGTGCCCGACGTGTAGAGGATGAACAGCACGTCCTCGGCGTCCATCGGCTCGGCCGGGCAGTCCGCCGAAGCGCCCTCCACGATGTCGTGGTACCACACGTCGCGGCCCTCCACCATGGCCATCGGCGTGTCCACGCCGCGCTTCACCACGACGACGTGCTCGACCGACGTAGTCCCTTCGCACGCCTTGTCCGACGCCGCCTTGAGCGGCACCACGCCGCCC
This portion of the Gemmatimonadota bacterium genome encodes:
- the acs gene encoding acetate--CoA ligase, which produces MPRAALDDLLHETRRFTPPADFARDAHVSDQAIYERAEADPEAYWADWAKELDWFEPWHTVLEWTPPHARWFDGGKLNVAHNCLDRHLDGPRRDKPALIWEGEPGDTRTYTYAELHAEVGRFGNGLKGLGVGKGDRVAIYLPMIPEAAIAMLACARIGAIHSVVFGGFSAESLRDRIIDAEAKCVITADGGYRRGGVVPLKAASDKACEGTTSVEHVVVVKRGVDTPMAMVEGRDVWYHDIVEGASADCPAEPMDAEDVLFILYTSGTTGKPKGVVHTTGGYLTHAYATTKLVFDLKEDDVYWCTADVGWVTGHSYIVYGPLANGATALMFEGTPDYPDRGRFWELVAKYGVSVFYTAPTAIRAFMRWGDDWPARHDLSSLRLLGTVGEPINPEAWMWYREHIGGESCPIVDTWWQTETGGIMITPLPGVTETKPGSATVPFPGIAAAILDDSGAEVHAGYLALTRPWPGMLRTIWGDDERYRDTYWSKWPDTYFAGDGAKRDEDGYLWILGRVDDVLNVAGHRIGTMEVESALVDHPSVTEAAVVGRADELKGQAVAAFVTVKEGIETSDALKQELRAHVADKIGAIAKPSDILFAADLPKTRSGKIMRRLLRDVAEGRTLGDTTTLADPAVVARLQTEYEEEEG